The Deltaproteobacteria bacterium genome includes a region encoding these proteins:
- the rfbD gene encoding dTDP-4-dehydrorhamnose reductase, with protein MRIVVVGNLGMLGRDLQPGLERAGYLVRGFDLPELDIRKPREVLDCLKEARPGAVVNCAAYTDVDRAESEPGIAFAVNRDGPANLAEACRTLGIPLVHLSTDYVFDGRAGRAYREDDPANPINVYGRSKWDGEEAVRSRLDRHIILRTSWLFGSHGRNFVKTMLELAREKKEIRVVADQHGCPTWTGHLEEAIRVLIDRIRAGSPGFSWGTYHFCGRGSTTWYGFAKAIVAGSRAWEGSAGPRVVPVTTEEYPTPARRPMRSILDCSKIGEVFGIAARPWREGLREVLRELGVVAGRGSFL; from the coding sequence ATGAGAATAGTCGTTGTTGGAAACCTGGGGATGCTCGGCCGTGATCTTCAGCCGGGCCTTGAGAGGGCGGGGTATCTTGTCCGAGGGTTCGACCTGCCTGAGCTCGACATCAGAAAGCCCAGAGAGGTTCTCGATTGCCTCAAGGAAGCCCGACCCGGAGCGGTAGTCAATTGTGCCGCTTACACGGACGTGGATAGGGCCGAGTCTGAGCCTGGGATCGCTTTTGCCGTGAACCGGGACGGACCGGCCAACCTGGCTGAAGCCTGCCGGACCCTTGGGATTCCTCTTGTGCACCTGTCCACGGACTACGTTTTTGACGGCCGGGCAGGGCGGGCTTACCGAGAGGACGATCCGGCAAATCCCATTAACGTCTACGGCAGGAGCAAATGGGATGGGGAGGAAGCCGTCCGGAGCCGCCTGGATAGACACATCATCCTGCGCACGTCGTGGTTGTTCGGCAGCCACGGCAGGAACTTCGTAAAGACAATGCTCGAGTTGGCCCGAGAGAAAAAGGAGATCAGGGTCGTCGCAGACCAGCATGGATGCCCCACCTGGACAGGCCATCTGGAGGAGGCCATAAGGGTCCTGATCGATAGAATCCGCGCAGGAAGCCCCGGGTTTTCCTGGGGGACTTACCACTTCTGCGGCCGTGGCTCGACCACCTGGTACGGATTTGCAAAGGCCATCGTGGCCGGGAGTCGAGCCTGGGAGGGTTCCGCGGGCCCGAGGGTGGTTCCTGTCACAACCGAAGAGTATCCCACCCCTGCTCGAAGGCCCATGCGGTCGATTCTCGACTGCAGCAAGATCGGCGAGGTCTTCGGCATTGCTGCCCGGCCGTGGAGGGAGGGTTTGAGGGAGGTGCTTCGAGAACTCGGAGTCGTTGCGGGCCGGGGGTCTTTCTTGTAG
- a CDS encoding CopG family transcriptional regulator: MKAATLTIRLDKNLDELLTKAAKRSGRNRSEIAREALRRQLRLEQLEELRKTVALSAEARGYLTDEDVFSRIS, translated from the coding sequence ATGAAGGCTGCTACTTTGACTATTCGATTAGACAAGAATCTCGATGAGTTGCTGACCAAGGCTGCCAAACGCTCTGGGAGAAACAGAAGTGAAATTGCTCGTGAGGCTTTGCGGCGACAACTCCGACTCGAGCAGCTCGAAGAGCTGAGAAAAACGGTTGCGCTATCCGCTGAAGCTCGTGGTTATCTTACCGACGAAGACGTGTTCTCCCGGATCTCCTGA